From Atribacteraceae bacterium:
GATGGAAATGCTCGACGAAGGGAATACCGGTACCTACGGCCACCCGGTACCCACCTCGGTGCGGGTCACCCCCCGGGCGGGCAAGGCCATCGTGGTCTCCGGCCATGATCTCAAGGACCTGGCCGAACTCCTGAAACAGACGGAGGGAACCGGGATCAACGTCTATACTCACGGGGAGATGCTCCCCTGTCACGGTTACCCCGCACTGAATCAGTATCCGCACCTGGCCGGGAACTACGGGGGGGCCTGGCAGGACCAGCAGAAGGAGCTTGACGCCTTTCCCGGAGCGATCCTGATGACCACCAACTGTATCCAGAAACCGAAGGAAAGCTACCAGGCGCGGATCTTCACCACGGGGCTGGTAGCCTGGCCGGGCGTCACCCATATCTCGGACCGGAATTTCGCTCCGGTCATCGAAGCGGCGCTGGCCGCCCCCGGCTTTCCGAAAGACGGTCCGGAGAAAAATATCCTGGTCGGTTTCGGCCGTAATGCCGTGCTGGGGGTGGCCGACAAGGTGATCGAAGCGGTCAAGGATGGGGCAATCAAGCACTTTTTCCTGATCGGTGGCTGTGACGGGGCCAAGTCAGGACGCAACTATTACACCGAGTTTGCCCAAGCGGCGCCGAAAGACTCGGTGATTCTGACCTTGGCCTGCGGAAAGTACCGCTTCAACAAACTGGATTTCGGAGAAATCGGCGGCCTCCCCCGGCTCCTGGATGTGGGACAGTGCAACGACGCCTACTCAGCGGTCAAGATTGCTTTAGCCCTAGCCGAGGCTCTCTCCATCGACGTCAACCATCTTCCCCTGTCGCTGGTCCTCTCCTGGTACGAGCAGAAAGCTTGCTGTATCCTGCTCTCCCTCCTCCACCTGGGGATCAAGAACATGCGGCTGGGACCCAGTCTCCCGGCCTTTATCACTCCGGCGGCCTACCAGGTCTTGAAAGACAACTTCCACTTGCTGCCGATCACCACGCCGGAAGAAGATCTCAAGACTATTCTCAGCACTGTCCCCGCCTGAGCGAAGTTTCGAACCGCCCCGGTCGGGGAACCATCCCCACCGGGGCAAAGAGTCATCATTGCCGTTTTAGATTCTGGTGTAACTCTTCGAAATATTGCATCGGTAGCCCCGAGGAACGGTAAGGTGCTTCCAAAGAAGCGAGGTCGTATTCCAGACGTCGAATCTCGACCGCAAGCCGGTCGTCCGACAGGTCAAGCAAGGCCCAGGACACCCGCCAGTCTCCGTCCTTGGGCCTCCCCACGCTCCCGTCGTTCGCGAAGAGAAGCTCCCCGACCTCCCGGACAAAGGGACGGTGGGTGTGCCCACAGACGAGCACTCCGGCCTTTTCTCCGGTCATGACGTGGCGCAGAGACTCATCCGGCCGGTCCGGATAAAGATACTCATTGATCCGGCGGGGACTGCCGTGCACGAACAGGAGGCTTATCTTCCCCACGGTC
This genomic window contains:
- the hcp gene encoding hydroxylamine reductase, translated to MFCYQCEQTAKGSGCTTFGVCGKTPETAALQDLLVHATEGIATYAHRAGALGVRDREIDHFVLEALFTTVTNVNFDPERLRGILLRAAQLKSKARTLYEEAARTSGKPVETLTGPAQWTPADTLEGLIRQGEEVTLQKHIKRMGDTPAGLLHLILYGLKGVAAYADHAMILGIEDNDVYAFFHETLDFLTRSDLTVDNLLSRALKVGEVNLRVMEMLDEGNTGTYGHPVPTSVRVTPRAGKAIVVSGHDLKDLAELLKQTEGTGINVYTHGEMLPCHGYPALNQYPHLAGNYGGAWQDQQKELDAFPGAILMTTNCIQKPKESYQARIFTTGLVAWPGVTHISDRNFAPVIEAALAAPGFPKDGPEKNILVGFGRNAVLGVADKVIEAVKDGAIKHFFLIGGCDGAKSGRNYYTEFAQAAPKDSVILTLACGKYRFNKLDFGEIGGLPRLLDVGQCNDAYSAVKIALALAEALSIDVNHLPLSLVLSWYEQKACCILLSLLHLGIKNMRLGPSLPAFITPAAYQVLKDNFHLLPITTPEEDLKTILSTVPA
- a CDS encoding metallophosphoesterase family protein — translated: MTITVFSDIHGNTPALEAVLSDIASCGVEHLVCLGDLVGYAPFPNEVIARIRSLAIPVVMGNYDQGVGNAVEECGCAYRTQEEKALGLVSIRWTNAAVTLDSRQYLKSLLPRYEMTVGKISLLFVHGSPRRINEYLYPDRPDESLRHVMTGEKAGVLVCGHTHRPFVREVGELLFANDGSVGRPKDGDWRVSWALLDLSDDRLAVEIRRLEYDLASLEAPYRSSGLPMQYFEELHQNLKRQ